One Bacteroidota bacterium genomic window carries:
- a CDS encoding DUF2807 domain-containing protein: MNTTYIKVLFRKIIVYSFAFILCLFPLLLEGQIETSCEKSNSFTKLVVTGNISISLERGEEAQICGLAGTNPSDLQISISGNTLRISRISGKKYEKQPNLKIIFTTLNTIEGYSKADISTLNLIKSDSLRIELKNGSVFYADCDIKYLHANIIEGSLLTIKGYAVEQQIQANGKATFNGFELEGTTAEVKTATGGIAKVNIEKSLTGTSSSGGHIAYKGKPQVDIKQSMGGKVVDEN; encoded by the coding sequence ATGAACACAACTTATATTAAAGTCCTGTTTCGAAAAATTATCGTTTATTCTTTTGCCTTCATATTGTGTCTTTTTCCACTGCTTCTTGAGGGACAAATTGAAACAAGTTGCGAAAAATCGAATTCCTTTACTAAACTTGTTGTAACCGGCAACATTAGCATAAGTCTCGAAAGGGGTGAGGAAGCTCAAATATGCGGGCTTGCAGGCACCAATCCGTCCGACCTTCAGATAAGCATTAGCGGGAATACCTTGCGAATTAGCCGGATTTCGGGAAAAAAATACGAAAAGCAACCTAACCTGAAAATTATCTTTACTACCTTAAATACTATAGAAGGCTACTCCAAAGCCGATATCAGTACCCTGAACCTCATTAAATCAGATAGCCTAAGGATTGAATTAAAGAATGGCTCGGTGTTTTATGCCGATTGTGATATAAAATACCTCCATGCCAATATCATAGAAGGATCGCTTCTTACCATAAAAGGTTATGCCGTAGAACAACAGATACAGGCAAACGGAAAAGCTACTTTTAATGGATTTGAACTCGAGGGTACCACTGCAGAGGTAAAAACAGCCACCGGTGGAATTGCCAAAGTGAACATCGAAAAAAGCCTTACAGGCACTAGTTCTTCAGGCGGACATATTGCCTACAAAGGAAAACCCCAGGTTGACATTAAACAAAGCATGGGCGGAAAAGTTGTAGACGAAAATTAA
- a CDS encoding DUF1987 family protein has translation MFSKPKIKAATMWLPAVEVKKKLKRVVVTGRSHMSDPGEYYNEFANTLSDLFTEFNYNLFLDFHFDYVNTGSSKWLLFVLQYLEAMLKEKGGQIEITWKYDSDDESMLTTGELFRSITTIPLVLKEVD, from the coding sequence ATGTTTTCAAAACCAAAAATAAAGGCTGCCACCATGTGGCTACCCGCGGTTGAAGTTAAAAAGAAACTAAAACGGGTGGTAGTAACCGGGCGCTCTCATATGTCTGATCCTGGCGAATATTACAATGAATTTGCCAATACCTTATCGGACCTGTTTACGGAATTCAACTACAATTTATTTCTCGACTTTCACTTCGATTATGTCAATACCGGTTCTTCGAAATGGTTGCTGTTTGTGCTGCAATACCTTGAGGCTATGCTCAAAGAAAAAGGCGGACAGATAGAGATTACCTGGAAATACGACAGCGACGACGAATCCATGCTTACTACCGGCGAATTATTTCGTTCAATCACCACCATTCCTTTGGTATTGAAAGAAGTGGATTAA
- a CDS encoding 2-C-methyl-D-erythritol 4-phosphate cytidylyltransferase gives MHQTVIVVAGGVGNRMQSELPKQFIEVAGLPVLMHTLKRFYTFNPQIEIRLVLPGNQIQLWNKLQQNHNFTIDHKVYEGGDTRFASVKNGLYDLLPGSLVAIHDGVRPFVSPETIKRGFDLAITKGAVVPVIDLHDTLREIKGSQSITVWRQNYRLVQTPQVFQTDILLKAYEQNYRESFTDDASVVESAGFLVSLFEGNRENIKITTPQDLLMANVFAGLFT, from the coding sequence ATGCATCAAACCGTAATTGTTGTAGCAGGAGGGGTCGGAAACCGCATGCAAAGCGAGCTTCCGAAACAGTTTATCGAAGTAGCCGGATTGCCTGTGCTTATGCATACCCTCAAGCGTTTTTATACTTTCAATCCGCAAATCGAAATTCGGTTGGTGCTACCAGGCAACCAGATTCAATTGTGGAACAAGCTGCAGCAAAATCACAATTTTACAATCGATCACAAGGTTTACGAAGGGGGAGATACCCGCTTTGCCTCGGTAAAGAATGGCTTGTACGATTTGCTGCCAGGCAGCCTGGTTGCCATACACGATGGGGTAAGGCCTTTTGTAAGCCCCGAAACCATAAAACGTGGTTTTGACCTGGCGATAACAAAGGGTGCCGTAGTGCCAGTGATTGATCTGCACGATACTTTGCGCGAGATTAAGGGATCGCAATCTATTACTGTATGGAGGCAAAATTACCGACTGGTGCAAACACCACAGGTTTTTCAAACGGATATTCTGCTTAAAGCTTATGAACAAAACTACCGCGAAAGCTTTACCGATGATGCTTCGGTGGTGGAATCGGCTGGTTTTTTAGTGAGTTTGTTTGAGGGCAACCGCGAGAATATTAAAATTACTACTCCGCAAGATTTACTGATGGCAAATGTCTTTGCAGGTTTGTTTACTTAA
- a CDS encoding alpha-amylase → MKRLIYLIALLPFFVACEKNNENLPPVDEPGEPVDTTDIISYTHHQEWSYNKGLYEVNIRQYTPEGTFDAFAAHLPRLKEMGVGILWLMPINPIGVEKRLGSLGSYYSISNYQAINPEFGNMTDFKELVEAIHDAGMYVVIDWVANHTSWDNVLTTAHPEFYVTNTSGEFIPPPGTNWSDVIELNYANRDLRAYMIESMEFWVKEAGIDGFRCDAVDFVPLDFWKAANDSLKKLRPDLLMLAEGEGTKYHNNGFDMTYAWSLHGFEGGILTGIYEGTKNVSALDNFLTTELTNYSGEYRLYFTSNHDENSWVGTDAEQYGVSAPTFASLTHTLFGMPMIYSGQEAGLNKRFQFFEKDLIPWNEHSNKSLYTSLLDLKKNNKALWNGTEGGDPQRINTTANTKVFAIYRQKDEHKVFAYFNLSAQQVSFEFTGTGFEGSYTELFSDTVVEVAPSVSITLAQWEYRVLHVTPEN, encoded by the coding sequence ATGAAAAGGTTGATTTATTTAATAGCTCTCTTACCCTTCTTTGTGGCATGTGAAAAGAACAATGAAAATCTGCCTCCTGTGGATGAACCCGGAGAGCCTGTCGATACCACTGATATAATTTCTTATACTCATCATCAGGAATGGAGTTACAACAAGGGTCTTTACGAAGTGAATATCCGGCAATACACTCCTGAAGGTACTTTTGATGCTTTCGCTGCTCATCTTCCCCGGTTAAAAGAAATGGGTGTTGGCATTCTCTGGCTCATGCCCATAAATCCGATTGGGGTTGAAAAAAGACTGGGAAGCCTGGGTAGTTATTATTCAATTTCTAACTACCAGGCAATTAATCCTGAGTTTGGCAATATGACTGATTTTAAGGAGCTGGTTGAGGCTATTCATGATGCGGGTATGTATGTGGTCATCGACTGGGTGGCTAACCATACTTCCTGGGACAACGTGCTGACCACTGCGCATCCGGAATTTTATGTCACCAATACTTCCGGTGAGTTTATACCACCACCCGGAACCAATTGGTCGGATGTGATTGAGTTGAACTATGCCAACCGCGATTTACGTGCTTACATGATTGAATCGATGGAATTTTGGGTAAAAGAAGCCGGTATCGATGGCTTCCGTTGCGATGCAGTGGATTTTGTTCCACTCGATTTCTGGAAAGCAGCCAACGATTCGCTTAAAAAACTTCGCCCCGATTTATTGATGTTGGCCGAAGGAGAAGGCACCAAATACCATAATAATGGCTTCGATATGACTTATGCCTGGAGCCTTCATGGTTTCGAGGGTGGCATTTTAACCGGCATTTATGAGGGCACAAAGAATGTTTCGGCACTCGATAATTTTTTAACCACAGAGCTCACAAATTATTCTGGAGAGTACAGACTGTATTTTACTTCTAACCACGACGAGAATTCTTGGGTAGGAACCGACGCAGAACAATACGGGGTTTCGGCACCTACTTTTGCATCACTTACACATACGCTCTTTGGTATGCCCATGATTTACAGCGGGCAGGAAGCCGGCTTAAACAAAAGGTTCCAATTTTTTGAGAAAGACCTTATACCCTGGAACGAACATAGCAACAAGAGCTTATATACTTCGCTGCTTGATCTCAAGAAAAATAACAAAGCTCTCTGGAATGGTACCGAAGGTGGAGATCCACAACGTATCAACACCACAGCCAATACGAAGGTTTTTGCCATTTATCGTCAGAAAGATGAGCATAAAGTCTTTGCCTATTTCAATCTTTCTGCACAGCAAGTAAGTTTTGAATTTACCGGAACTGGTTTCGAAGGAAGTTATACCGAGCTTTTTTCCGATACGGTGGTTGAAGTGGCTCCTTCTGTTAGCATTACACTAGCTCAATGGGAATACCGTGTGTTGCATGTGACCCCTGAAAATTGA
- a CDS encoding BamA/TamA family outer membrane protein gives MEDENSVNPEGNTREKSKPKVGYNLAPFPEFRVDPVVGIYLGINATLFDYGTGEKYPDYKQFFNLNLAHGTKGKTNLSLRYKRYGNLNYSGKMGYSLSQLYPFYGYNGYQTQYNQAFEDPNSNVFNTSAFYYYQQSRSHFEFQLQDQFGLSDFKWNLGFNLAYYQINRVDFDQLNKNNKPNGIYVDAPTLYDKYIEWQLIAEEEKEGGWANSIQAGLSYDTRDRLTNPMKGTWVETTLRFSPEQAGNPTTALQLSIKHHQFFTLLPDRVSFAYRLRYDASFGNLPFYTRQVLADGIEGYGGAFGVVGEGFGTIWGILQNRAVGRKMALSNFELRARLFEFRFLNQNWHISLVPIFHTGLILEPYPIDFSSVTASDREKYFRDSYQGWYSAGGIGGKLVMNENIVIGIDYAAPLNQEAGNQSVYVGFGYTF, from the coding sequence ATGGAGGATGAAAATTCAGTTAATCCCGAAGGAAACACCCGCGAAAAATCCAAGCCTAAAGTTGGTTACAATCTGGCACCCTTTCCCGAATTCAGAGTGGACCCGGTGGTAGGAATTTACCTGGGCATCAATGCCACATTGTTCGATTATGGCACCGGCGAAAAATATCCGGATTACAAGCAATTTTTTAATCTGAACCTGGCGCATGGTACCAAGGGAAAAACAAATTTGTCCTTGCGCTACAAGCGATATGGTAACCTTAATTATTCTGGTAAAATGGGTTATAGCCTTTCACAACTTTATCCTTTTTATGGCTATAATGGTTACCAGACTCAATACAACCAGGCCTTTGAAGATCCAAATTCCAATGTTTTTAATACCTCGGCATTTTATTATTACCAGCAATCGCGCAGCCACTTCGAGTTTCAATTGCAGGATCAGTTTGGTTTATCAGATTTCAAGTGGAATTTGGGATTCAATTTAGCTTACTATCAGATTAACCGCGTTGATTTCGATCAGCTCAATAAAAACAATAAACCCAATGGCATTTATGTCGATGCTCCTACACTTTACGACAAGTATATTGAATGGCAGCTGATTGCTGAAGAGGAGAAAGAGGGCGGATGGGCCAATTCTATTCAGGCAGGTTTGTCATACGATACACGCGACCGCCTTACAAACCCGATGAAGGGAACATGGGTAGAAACCACATTGCGTTTCTCGCCCGAACAGGCTGGTAATCCTACTACTGCGCTGCAATTATCCATAAAGCATCATCAATTCTTTACACTTTTACCCGATCGCGTATCCTTTGCATACCGCTTGCGATACGATGCAAGTTTTGGAAACCTCCCTTTTTACACCCGTCAGGTGTTGGCCGATGGAATTGAAGGTTATGGCGGTGCTTTTGGGGTAGTAGGCGAGGGCTTTGGGACGATTTGGGGTATATTGCAAAATAGAGCTGTGGGCCGAAAAATGGCATTGAGCAATTTCGAACTACGTGCCAGATTATTTGAATTTAGGTTTTTGAATCAGAATTGGCACATTTCCCTGGTGCCTATTTTCCATACAGGACTTATTCTCGAACCATACCCAATCGATTTTTCTTCCGTTACCGCATCAGATCGGGAAAAATATTTCCGCGACTCTTATCAAGGCTGGTATTCTGCCGGTGGCATTGGAGGCAAACTGGTGATGAACGAAAACATTGTAATTGGCATTGACTATGCCGCACCGCTTAATCAGGAAGCCGGAAACCAATCGGTTTATGTAGGATTTGGATATACTTTCTAA
- a CDS encoding HAD family phosphatase, protein MKITDPAELSPQKIKNIVFDWGGVLINIDYQATVNAFKALGVDNFDQHFAQAQQRELFDQLETGAISPDAFRKGIREEFGDFITDQQMDAAWGAMLLDIPSHRIETLKALRKKYRIFLLSNTNQIHEDQLMEGLNAALGFEFFSLFEKVYLSHRVGMRKPHTAIFDLVVKENGLIKEETLFIDDSEQHVNGAVKAGLHAFHLQPGMETSEIFRLWTE, encoded by the coding sequence GTGAAAATAACCGATCCGGCAGAACTTAGCCCACAAAAAATTAAAAACATTGTATTCGATTGGGGTGGGGTGCTCATTAACATCGATTACCAAGCCACCGTAAATGCCTTCAAGGCTTTAGGTGTTGACAACTTCGATCAGCATTTTGCTCAGGCGCAGCAGCGAGAACTTTTCGACCAACTTGAAACAGGAGCCATTAGTCCCGATGCCTTTAGAAAAGGTATCCGCGAGGAATTTGGAGATTTTATTACCGACCAGCAAATGGATGCTGCCTGGGGAGCCATGTTGCTGGATATACCATCGCACAGAATAGAAACCTTGAAGGCTTTGCGGAAAAAATACCGGATATTTCTGCTGAGTAACACCAACCAGATCCATGAGGACCAGCTGATGGAGGGTTTGAATGCTGCACTTGGCTTTGAGTTTTTTTCGCTCTTTGAAAAGGTTTATCTCTCACATAGAGTAGGTATGCGCAAACCCCATACAGCTATTTTTGATTTGGTAGTGAAGGAGAATGGCTTGATTAAAGAGGAAACGCTGTTTATCGATGACTCCGAACAACATGTGAATGGTGCAGTAAAAGCAGGGCTTCATGCATTTCATCTGCAGCCAGGAATGGAAACCAGCGAAATATTTCGATTGTGGACAGAATAA
- a CDS encoding helix-turn-helix domain-containing protein, giving the protein MPIPFVMQVSSDQIVQVAARFVNQTSRTIFLTGKAGTGKTTFIRDIVSRTHKNAIVAAPTGIAAINAGGVTLHSLFQLPFASFIPLDKTLSDSHSSIALHTPKSLLQSFQMNKAKRNMLRELELLIIDEVSMLRADLLDAIDVILRHVRYNRNQAFGGVQVLFIGDLLQLPPVVKDEEWRHLSLYYKGMHFFNAKVLQQQPPLYIELDKIYRQSDPVFIQLLNNLRDNCCTNVDFELLNTHFIPDFGQSEFDGYVLLTTHNRIADAKNLETLQKLKATSFQFEAEVEGDFSEYLYPVDKKLVLKQGAQVMMLKNDYSGEQRFFNGKIGRVSSLKKDEIIVSFSDGTDPVMIEPYTWENKKFSLNKETNAIDETVVGRFKHFPIKLAWAITVHKSQGLTFEKAIIDVENAFAPGQIYVALSRLTSLDGLVLSSPIPRNLLQPDSALSEFSILKSEPGHLQTIFVQETRKYLQSVISQAFDFSYLSRELSFHLASYNKEENRSLKQQYKEWASGILQIAMPLQQTAQSFTRQIHTILTDEEAQYSYLLERLNAAKTYFEPRLQAISDKVYEHIMELGNEKGIKKYRNDLYELDALFQRQIQHIYKAVSLLEASMAKSEFTKDKLQRSVPERKIKREKVTKPPRKAKLKKDKKEKIDSKAVSFELYQKGKSINEIAIERGFSQTTIEGHLAHYVRLGTIGVQNFISPQRLQAVRKMVDELETVNLAPLKEELDSSYSYTELRMAVAAIMAEREQALN; this is encoded by the coding sequence GTGCCTATCCCTTTCGTTATGCAGGTTTCTTCCGATCAAATAGTTCAAGTGGCAGCGAGGTTTGTGAATCAGACAAGCCGCACCATCTTTCTTACCGGAAAAGCCGGAACCGGAAAAACAACTTTTATTCGCGATATTGTCAGTCGCACGCACAAAAATGCCATAGTTGCTGCTCCAACGGGAATTGCCGCTATCAATGCAGGAGGTGTGACGCTTCACTCACTTTTTCAGTTGCCCTTTGCCAGTTTTATTCCCCTCGACAAAACCCTTTCCGATTCACATTCTTCAATAGCATTGCATACGCCAAAATCTTTGCTTCAGTCGTTTCAGATGAACAAAGCCAAGCGCAATATGCTGCGCGAACTGGAGCTACTTATTATCGATGAAGTAAGTATGCTTCGTGCCGATTTGCTCGATGCCATCGATGTTATTCTCCGGCATGTGCGCTACAACCGCAACCAGGCTTTTGGCGGCGTTCAGGTATTGTTCATTGGCGACCTGCTTCAGCTTCCGCCAGTTGTAAAAGACGAAGAGTGGCGACATTTATCGTTATATTACAAAGGCATGCATTTTTTTAATGCGAAGGTTTTGCAGCAACAGCCCCCTTTGTATATCGAACTCGATAAAATATACAGGCAATCCGATCCGGTTTTTATTCAGCTTCTCAATAACCTGCGTGATAATTGTTGTACTAATGTCGATTTTGAATTGCTTAACACGCATTTTATTCCGGATTTTGGCCAGAGCGAATTCGATGGTTATGTCTTGCTTACCACCCATAACCGTATTGCCGATGCCAAAAATCTCGAGACCCTTCAAAAACTAAAAGCGACTTCCTTTCAGTTCGAAGCAGAAGTAGAAGGCGATTTCAGTGAGTACCTCTATCCGGTGGATAAAAAACTGGTATTGAAACAAGGGGCTCAGGTAATGATGCTTAAAAACGATTACTCCGGCGAGCAGCGTTTTTTTAATGGTAAAATTGGCCGCGTAAGTTCGCTTAAAAAAGACGAAATAATCGTGAGTTTTAGCGATGGAACAGACCCCGTAATGATAGAGCCCTACACCTGGGAAAATAAAAAATTTTCTCTCAACAAAGAAACCAATGCCATCGACGAAACGGTAGTGGGAAGGTTTAAACATTTTCCGATCAAACTGGCCTGGGCTATTACCGTGCATAAAAGTCAGGGACTTACCTTCGAGAAAGCCATTATCGATGTGGAGAACGCCTTTGCTCCGGGTCAGATTTATGTTGCCCTCTCGCGCCTTACCTCACTCGATGGACTGGTATTGTCTTCTCCTATACCCCGAAACCTTCTTCAGCCTGATAGTGCATTAAGTGAGTTCTCCATCTTAAAATCCGAACCCGGGCACTTGCAAACTATCTTTGTACAGGAAACCAGAAAATACCTGCAAAGTGTTATTTCTCAAGCTTTCGATTTTAGTTATCTGAGTAGGGAATTATCCTTTCACCTGGCAAGCTACAACAAAGAAGAAAACCGTTCGCTAAAACAGCAATACAAAGAATGGGCTTCGGGAATTCTTCAGATTGCGATGCCTTTGCAACAAACAGCACAGTCATTTACCCGACAGATACATACTATTCTTACTGACGAAGAAGCGCAGTATTCTTATTTGCTCGAACGCCTCAATGCGGCAAAAACGTATTTCGAACCTCGTTTGCAGGCAATATCAGACAAGGTTTATGAGCATATAATGGAATTAGGAAACGAAAAGGGCATTAAAAAGTATCGAAACGATCTCTACGAACTCGATGCCCTTTTTCAGCGTCAGATTCAGCATATTTATAAAGCTGTTTCGCTTCTGGAGGCTTCCATGGCAAAAAGCGAATTCACAAAAGATAAGCTGCAAAGGTCCGTGCCGGAAAGGAAAATCAAAAGAGAAAAGGTAACCAAGCCACCGCGAAAGGCAAAACTTAAAAAAGACAAAAAAGAAAAAATCGATAGCAAAGCTGTGAGTTTTGAACTTTATCAAAAAGGGAAATCGATAAATGAAATTGCCATCGAACGAGGTTTTTCGCAAACAACCATCGAAGGGCATCTGGCACATTATGTAAGGCTCGGAACTATCGGGGTGCAAAATTTTATCAGTCCGCAGCGTTTGCAGGCAGTTCGAAAAATGGTTGACGAGCTTGAAACAGTGAACCTGGCACCCCTGAAAGAAGAACTTGACAGCAGCTATTCTTATACCGAACTGCGCATGGCGGTGGCAGCCATCATGGCCGAACGGGAACAGGCATTGAATTAA
- a CDS encoding sulfite exporter TauE/SafE family protein: MELLGTSFSSFQIFLYFTCGILIGMSKTGLSGAGLLVVPIMASLFGGKTSTGILLPILIMADVFAVYYYHRHAQWRYIFIALPWAVAGVILGTLFGASVNDDLFKNILAIIILTSIGLMLWLDFRSKQPTIPDTWWFGALLGLIGGFATMVGNASGPIMALYLLSMHLQKNSYIGTAAWFFFIINLIKVPFHVFAWHTITPETLQINLMVLPAIGLGVIAGIKLIKLFPEKAYRYFIVFTTCLAAVFLF, from the coding sequence ATGGAGTTATTAGGTACCAGCTTCTCTTCATTTCAGATTTTTCTGTATTTCACTTGTGGCATTCTCATTGGTATGTCAAAGACCGGGTTATCGGGAGCCGGATTATTGGTGGTTCCCATCATGGCAAGCCTCTTTGGTGGTAAAACCTCTACCGGCATTCTTTTACCCATACTTATTATGGCCGATGTGTTTGCAGTGTATTATTACCACCGGCATGCACAGTGGCGTTACATTTTTATCGCCCTTCCCTGGGCAGTAGCAGGCGTTATACTAGGAACTCTATTTGGTGCCTCGGTGAACGATGATCTTTTTAAAAACATTCTGGCTATAATTATTCTCACATCCATTGGATTAATGCTTTGGCTGGATTTCAGAAGTAAGCAGCCTACTATACCTGATACCTGGTGGTTTGGTGCCCTGCTGGGTTTAATTGGTGGTTTCGCCACTATGGTAGGCAACGCATCAGGACCTATCATGGCACTCTACCTACTCTCGATGCACCTACAAAAAAACAGCTACATTGGCACAGCAGCATGGTTCTTTTTTATAATCAATTTAATAAAGGTACCTTTTCATGTGTTTGCCTGGCATACCATTACTCCCGAAACCCTTCAAATCAATCTGATGGTTTTACCGGCCATTGGATTAGGCGTTATCGCCGGTATAAAGCTTATAAAACTTTTTCCCGAAAAAGCATATCGCTACTTTATCGTTTTCACTACATGCCTGGCAGCAGTTTTTCTGTTCTAA
- a CDS encoding TonB-dependent receptor yields MAGTLEKALKINLDPRIYGTLAEIGAGQEVARNLFLAGAASGTIAKTMSAYDMQFSDAIYGAEPDGRYVCYSRVNKMLDCEYKLVLERLENHRPENTTFFSFADTVTTKSQKNQRDGHGWMGIKFQTDPMSEPNKIILHIRLHENSNVQQQQILGVLGINLIYAAYFLSQQPTQCIDTLLENIAEGSIEIDMIEFLGPVFKKTDNRLMALHLVKSGLTRSVFFTRQGKPIQGADLLYRKNILVLRGSYRPFTLVHENMIACAKQAFMQRNGFGEDEIVVLPELSMSHLLAFGTLDIDDFLGRVDTLNAMGMAVQISDFANFHSLKVHLAQFSTERISLAIGIKNVSEIFSEQNYTELAGGMVEGLGKLFSNGSNLYVYPKRLKTEEIRELDQMVFDDQVEHLFQYFFTTNRLIALKQYNPKLINIYTHDLRAAMSSGDPSWQEKIPAPVAEIILSKKLFGIRKTQ; encoded by the coding sequence ATGGCAGGAACACTCGAAAAAGCCCTGAAAATAAACCTCGATCCCCGTATTTATGGCACTCTGGCAGAAATAGGTGCCGGCCAGGAAGTTGCACGTAATCTTTTTTTGGCTGGAGCAGCTTCAGGAACCATAGCCAAAACCATGTCGGCCTACGACATGCAGTTCAGCGATGCCATATATGGAGCCGAACCCGACGGGCGTTATGTCTGCTATTCGCGGGTAAACAAAATGCTCGACTGCGAATACAAGCTTGTGCTGGAACGCCTTGAGAATCATAGGCCCGAGAATACAACCTTTTTTTCCTTTGCAGACACTGTTACCACAAAAAGTCAGAAAAACCAGCGCGATGGGCATGGCTGGATGGGAATCAAATTTCAGACCGACCCTATGTCGGAACCCAATAAAATAATCCTGCACATCCGCTTGCACGAAAACTCGAATGTACAACAACAGCAAATTCTCGGTGTATTAGGTATCAACCTCATTTATGCAGCCTATTTTTTAAGCCAACAACCCACACAATGCATCGATACACTGCTCGAGAACATTGCCGAAGGAAGCATAGAAATTGATATGATTGAGTTTCTTGGGCCTGTTTTCAAAAAAACAGACAATAGGCTGATGGCGCTTCACCTCGTAAAATCGGGACTCACCCGGTCGGTATTTTTTACCCGACAGGGAAAACCAATTCAGGGAGCCGATCTTTTATACCGAAAGAATATACTTGTATTACGGGGTAGTTACCGACCTTTTACACTTGTGCACGAAAACATGATTGCTTGTGCCAAACAAGCCTTTATGCAACGTAACGGTTTTGGAGAAGATGAAATTGTGGTATTACCCGAATTGTCTATGTCGCACCTGTTGGCCTTTGGAACCCTTGATATAGACGATTTTCTGGGTCGTGTGGATACGCTCAATGCCATGGGAATGGCTGTGCAGATCAGCGATTTTGCCAATTTTCATTCGCTGAAAGTGCACCTGGCACAGTTTTCTACTGAACGCATCTCTTTGGCCATAGGCATAAAAAATGTCTCCGAAATATTTTCTGAACAGAATTATACCGAACTGGCAGGGGGTATGGTAGAAGGCCTCGGAAAGCTTTTCTCAAATGGTTCGAATCTGTACGTTTATCCGAAGCGGCTTAAAACAGAAGAAATCAGAGAACTGGATCAGATGGTATTCGACGACCAGGTTGAACATCTTTTCCAATATTTTTTTACCACAAACAGGTTAATCGCATTAAAACAATATAACCCTAAGCTAATAAACATTTATACCCACGATCTGCGTGCAGCAATGTCTTCGGGCGACCCTTCGTGGCAAGAAAAAATACCTGCTCCTGTGGCCGAAATCATTCTTTCAAAGAAACTATTTGGCATTCGGAAAACCCAGTAG
- a CDS encoding DEAD/DEAH box helicase, whose product MKFEDYHIAPRIKSNLVEAGFRRPTDIQFKAIPHILNGEDVLAIAQTGTGKTAAFAIPVINNIEGKKNARRPDGIRCIVMVPTHELALQIASVFDQVAKGTAVKTFCIHGGVDQQPQIDMLEKGFDILVATPGRMFDLVSQGHLKLNRVEVLVLDEADHMLDLGFINDIRQLVKMLPKGRQTLFFSATIDESIKKLAYSLVTNPIRIQISPKDPVARNIDHFVTFIKMDDKRFFLERLINENPETKILVFVRTKVRAERVCAAMERIGVVSKTIHGDKEQEQRAQIMADFRTGKTKVLIATDVSARGIDISEVDYVVNYDLPEQTENYVHRVGRTGRGSRRGRAISFCSEEEKSLLLEIENYLGHSVAVLEIDTMTYHDTIAASQDSHADWKTLMREAEEEKGNRRKKKKK is encoded by the coding sequence ATGAAATTCGAAGACTACCATATTGCCCCCCGCATAAAAAGTAACCTGGTCGAAGCAGGTTTTCGCCGGCCTACCGACATACAATTCAAAGCAATACCGCACATCCTAAACGGCGAAGACGTTTTGGCCATTGCCCAAACCGGCACTGGAAAAACAGCTGCTTTTGCCATTCCGGTAATTAACAACATCGAAGGAAAAAAGAATGCCCGAAGGCCCGATGGCATCAGGTGCATTGTAATGGTCCCTACCCACGAGCTTGCCTTACAAATAGCAAGTGTTTTCGATCAGGTGGCAAAGGGAACTGCAGTTAAAACATTTTGTATCCATGGTGGTGTCGACCAGCAACCGCAGATTGACATGTTGGAAAAAGGCTTTGATATTCTGGTAGCAACTCCTGGCCGCATGTTCGACCTGGTGAGCCAGGGTCACTTGAAACTGAACAGGGTTGAAGTACTGGTATTGGATGAGGCCGATCATATGCTCGACCTGGGTTTTATTAACGATATACGGCAACTCGTAAAAATGTTACCAAAGGGCCGGCAAACGCTTTTCTTTTCAGCTACCATCGACGAATCCATAAAAAAATTGGCTTACTCACTTGTAACCAACCCCATTCGTATCCAGATATCGCCTAAAGACCCGGTAGCACGCAACATCGACCATTTTGTGACATTCATAAAAATGGACGATAAACGATTTTTTCTCGAGAGGCTCATCAACGAAAATCCCGAAACTAAAATATTGGTTTTTGTGCGCACCAAAGTAAGGGCCGAACGTGTTTGTGCTGCCATGGAGCGTATAGGTGTTGTTTCGAAAACCATACATGGCGATAAAGAGCAGGAACAGCGGGCACAGATAATGGCCGATTTCCGCACCGGAAAAACCAAGGTGCTCATTGCTACCGATGTTAGTGCGCGCGGTATCGATATTTCGGAGGTAGATTATGTGGTGAATTATGACTTGCCGGAACAAACCGAAAACTATGTGCACAGGGTTGGCCGAACGGGACGGGGCAGTCGAAGGGGCAGGGCCATCTCGTTTTGCAGCGAAGAAGAAAAATCCCTGTTACTGGAAATAGAGAATTACCTGGGCCATTCGGTCGCTGTGCTCGAAATCGATACCATGACTTACCACGATACCATCGCTGCCAGTCAGGACAGTCACGCCGACTGGAAAACCCTCATGCGCGAAGCGGAGGAAGAGAAAGGCAACAGAAGGAAAAAGAAAAAGAAGTAA